The Allocatelliglobosispora scoriae genome contains a region encoding:
- the eccD gene encoding type VII secretion integral membrane protein EccD: protein MSIPSALSLARVTVNTPHRRVDVALPEQIPVVELLPDLLRHAGEGFADDGERHGGWLLRRADGSALAPERGLHAQGVRDGEVLHLVPARAAWPELEYDDVVEAIAEGARRRGAGWSAEATRTATVAGAAVLLAGGLLAIVQSGPQWILGGWIGLGTALVLLLSGVVAARAYGESRIGAALGGFALPYAFAGGALVFGSDTADGALGFVRWLGEPQLLVGAVAMLLFSTIGAVGIGGRLRIFTAGITIGLITAIAALLGMVLSESLSAADGAAVVVAILVCGIGLLPVLAVRFGKVPVPPITLPAGGQSSDGFTSASPSALDSVRRLPERSRVFAAVARSEELLAGMLIGYAALAIGAAVPLVATGGTAGRTLTAIAATALLLRSRLFLSTRHRVPLLTAGLATASVLLAGLILTIDGPGRTVLALGAVALALIVVVAGQAWSHTPPSPYIGRLADLFEMAVVVSVVPVACWVLDLYALARGLSA, encoded by the coding sequence GTGAGCATCCCGAGCGCGCTCAGCCTTGCCCGCGTCACCGTGAATACACCGCACCGCCGCGTCGATGTCGCACTGCCCGAACAGATCCCGGTCGTGGAGCTCCTGCCGGATCTGTTGCGGCACGCCGGTGAGGGCTTCGCCGACGACGGCGAGCGCCACGGCGGCTGGCTGCTGCGGCGGGCCGACGGTTCGGCGCTCGCTCCGGAGAGAGGGCTGCACGCGCAGGGGGTTCGCGACGGCGAGGTGCTGCACCTCGTCCCGGCTCGCGCGGCCTGGCCCGAGCTCGAATACGACGACGTGGTCGAGGCGATCGCCGAGGGCGCCCGGCGTCGCGGGGCGGGCTGGTCGGCCGAGGCTACCCGGACCGCCACCGTCGCCGGTGCCGCGGTGCTGCTCGCCGGTGGACTGCTCGCGATCGTCCAGAGTGGTCCACAATGGATTCTCGGTGGCTGGATCGGGCTCGGTACGGCACTTGTGCTGCTGCTGTCCGGTGTCGTCGCCGCGCGGGCCTACGGGGAGAGCCGGATCGGTGCCGCGCTCGGCGGGTTCGCCCTGCCCTACGCGTTCGCCGGCGGCGCCCTGGTGTTCGGCTCCGACACGGCCGACGGCGCCCTCGGCTTCGTGCGGTGGCTCGGTGAACCGCAGCTCCTCGTCGGCGCCGTCGCGATGCTGCTCTTCTCGACGATCGGCGCGGTCGGCATCGGCGGGCGATTGCGCATCTTCACCGCGGGCATCACCATCGGCCTCATCACCGCGATCGCCGCGCTGCTCGGCATGGTGCTGTCCGAGAGCCTCTCCGCCGCTGACGGTGCCGCCGTCGTCGTCGCGATCCTCGTCTGCGGCATCGGCCTGCTACCGGTGCTGGCGGTCAGGTTCGGCAAGGTGCCCGTACCCCCGATCACCCTGCCGGCGGGCGGCCAGAGCAGCGACGGCTTCACCTCGGCGAGCCCGTCGGCGCTGGACTCGGTACGCAGGCTGCCCGAGCGCAGCCGGGTCTTCGCGGCGGTCGCCCGCTCCGAGGAGCTCCTCGCCGGGATGCTGATCGGCTATGCGGCGCTGGCGATCGGCGCCGCCGTCCCCCTCGTGGCGACCGGTGGCACGGCGGGACGCACCCTCACCGCGATCGCGGCCACCGCGCTGCTGCTGCGGTCGCGGCTCTTCCTCAGCACCCGGCACCGGGTGCCGCTGCTCACCGCTGGGCTCGCCACCGCCTCGGTGCTGCTGGCCGGGCTGATCCTGACGATCGACGGCCCCGGTCGCACGGTGCTGGCGCTCGGCGCGGTGGCGCTCGCGCTCATCGTCGTGGTCGCCGGGCAGGCCTGGTCGCACACGCCGCCGTCGCCCTACATCGGGCGCCTCGCGGACCTGTTCGAGATGGCCGTCGTGGTGTCGGTGGTCCCGGTGGCCTGCTGGGTCCTGGACCTCTACGCCCTGGCCCGAGGCCTCTCCGCCTAG